In a genomic window of Elusimicrobiaceae bacterium:
- the rplK gene encoding 50S ribosomal protein L11 gives MAAPKGKAIKTLIKLQIPAGAANPAPPVGPALGQHGVNIMEFCKQFNAKTAKLEKGIKIPVIITVMEDRSFTFITKQPPMSSLIKKVMGLAKGSAEPNKSKVGRMTKAQIEEVAKLKLSDLNTRDLEQAAMMVRGTARSMGVDTLD, from the coding sequence GGCAATCAAAACATTGATCAAACTGCAGATTCCCGCGGGCGCGGCGAATCCCGCGCCGCCCGTAGGGCCGGCGCTGGGACAGCACGGCGTCAACATTATGGAATTCTGCAAACAGTTCAACGCCAAAACGGCGAAACTGGAAAAGGGGATCAAGATCCCCGTCATCATCACGGTGATGGAAGACCGGAGCTTCACGTTCATAACCAAGCAGCCGCCGATGTCGTCGCTGATCAAAAAGGTTATGGGTCTGGCGAAAGGGTCGGCCGAGCCCAACAAGTCGAAAGTGGGCCGGATGACCAAAGCGCAGATTGAAGAAGTCGCGAAGCTGAAACTGTCCGATCTTAACACCAGGGATCTGGAGCAGGCGGCGATGATGGTGCGCGGCACCGCCCGGAGCATGGGCGTTGACACGCTGGACTGA
- the rplA gene encoding 50S ribosomal protein L1 has product MGKRINAANKSYDKVQLYTVNEAVAIVKKNATAKFDETVELHLRLGIDTKQADQQVRSTIVLPNGTGKTKRVAVIAKNEKLIEARDAGADRVGENDLIDEIKEGKFDFDVLVATPDIMKDLAKVAKVLGPRGMMPNPKSGTVTFEVARTIKELKAGRVEFKADDFGIVHVPVGRASFAEPKLVENAQAVIEEVTRCKPSSSKGTYLKSVSLSSTMGPGVYIKP; this is encoded by the coding sequence ATGGGAAAAAGAATCAACGCTGCGAATAAATCGTACGACAAGGTTCAGCTTTATACCGTTAACGAAGCGGTGGCGATCGTGAAAAAGAACGCCACGGCCAAGTTTGACGAAACCGTCGAGCTGCATCTGCGGCTCGGCATTGACACCAAGCAGGCCGACCAGCAGGTTCGCAGCACGATCGTGCTGCCCAACGGCACCGGCAAAACAAAACGGGTTGCCGTGATCGCCAAAAACGAGAAGCTGATCGAAGCCAGGGACGCCGGTGCGGACAGAGTGGGCGAAAATGACCTTATTGACGAAATCAAGGAAGGCAAATTTGATTTCGACGTGCTGGTTGCCACGCCCGACATCATGAAAGACCTTGCCAAGGTGGCCAAAGTGCTGGGCCCCCGCGGCATGATGCCCAACCCCAAGAGCGGAACCGTCACTTTCGAAGTGGCCCGCACCATCAAGGAACTGAAAGCGGGCCGCGTGGAATTCAAGGCGGACGATTTCGGCATTGTGCATGTGCCGGTGGGCCGGGCGTCTTTCGCGGAGCCGAAACTCGTCGAGAACGCGCAGGCTGTTATCGAGGAAGTGACCCGCTGCAAACCGTCTTCATCGAAGGGCACTTATCTCAAGAGCGTAAGCCTCTCTTCCACAATGGGCCCCGGGGTTTATATCAAACCCTAG
- the lepB gene encoding signal peptidase I: MEIKVFFIGVIMGTYAYFAGKLIKGKEYRNQTKCAVWHGLFWACAAGIIFLMLTVNFDNGQTSGIWHFVNRFKLVLWPALTLSAWTIGFFSVRRRDEKRIEKALKNDLEWAETIYPVMIIGGIFMYFLFQGFRIPSGSMKNTLLIGDHLFVNKFIYGTRVPFTENRILKLRAVSRGDVIVFKFPSKSPAESYCGSSQYGRDFIKRVIGLPGETVELRNGRVFINGTELAETYTRFVDTERIPFSSANLPYESFSAVWAGRQLGNIYGEAIRDNFGPVIVPSGTYFAMGDNRDRSCDSRFWGPVPEENIKGKASSIFWPPTRIGSLDVSASKVSKETPD; encoded by the coding sequence ATGGAAATCAAAGTTTTTTTCATCGGCGTGATAATGGGGACTTACGCGTATTTCGCCGGAAAACTCATAAAAGGAAAGGAATATAGGAACCAGACCAAATGCGCCGTATGGCACGGCCTGTTCTGGGCCTGCGCGGCTGGCATAATCTTTCTTATGCTGACCGTGAATTTCGACAACGGGCAGACCTCCGGGATATGGCATTTCGTTAACCGGTTCAAGCTGGTTTTATGGCCTGCGCTCACGCTGTCCGCATGGACAATCGGGTTCTTCAGTGTGCGCCGGCGCGACGAAAAACGCATCGAGAAAGCGCTTAAAAACGATCTGGAATGGGCCGAGACGATTTATCCGGTCATGATCATCGGCGGAATCTTCATGTACTTCCTGTTCCAGGGGTTCAGGATTCCGTCCGGCTCGATGAAAAACACGCTTCTGATCGGCGATCACCTTTTTGTGAACAAGTTCATTTACGGCACCAGAGTGCCGTTCACGGAGAACAGGATCCTGAAACTACGCGCCGTAAGCCGGGGCGATGTGATCGTGTTCAAATTCCCGAGCAAAAGCCCGGCCGAATCATACTGCGGCAGCTCCCAGTACGGGCGCGATTTCATCAAACGGGTGATCGGGCTGCCGGGCGAAACCGTCGAGCTGCGCAACGGGCGCGTTTTTATCAACGGCACGGAACTGGCCGAAACCTACACCCGGTTCGTTGACACCGAACGCATTCCCTTCTCGTCCGCCAATCTGCCGTATGAAAGTTTCTCCGCCGTCTGGGCCGGCCGCCAGCTCGGCAATATTTACGGCGAGGCGATACGCGACAATTTCGGCCCCGTAATAGTCCCGTCCGGCACCTATTTCGCCATGGGCGACAATCGCGACCGCTCCTGCGATTCCCGGTTCTGGGGCCCCGTGCCGGAAGAAAACATCAAGGGGAAAGCCTCCAGCATTTTCTGGCCGCCAACCAGAATCGGCAGTCTGGACGTTTCCGCTTCAAAAGTATCAAAAGAAACTCCCGACTGA
- a CDS encoding acyl-CoA reductase: MKIPASCIFGKPFSGALAPDKVAAVLKTARLLAPAAAAVPPAYIIDVLVRAGALFGAKNGAWRAAAREHLKETIPFSEPMTELTLDIIPHMLARGELERRLALELVVPPDPDGFAARPGYDGVIKVVPKGVVLHVGAGNVFLGVVDSLVLGILTRNVNIVKTSSSGSNFAALFVKALAACDKKNMLVPNIAVLNWKGGSEAIERAAVSGSDAVFVWGGAEAVNHYRRLAPETVAVTGFGPKVSFGLAMPSALDLDARAVARAAVRDAGLWDQSACACAHELYLVCPRKAKRAKLLAAMTELCAEEFAALERGLPQGRMSDDEKVETLRARELAKVDAAAGRAELRSGFPRHGWTVIAETDSAFKISPLNRVLYVKCAGSLEEIGRMIAPYRGYVQTAGIAGNFREKKEAASVFAPLGVARITDLGKMLQSPAGSPHDGRFPMSELVSFAGVEGGQTKLDRFAELISYARRKSPFYRDFYKGLKTEIRTLEEFAQLPFLTKEHILANTPPDSYAMFTGPIEKGIYFASGGSTGSPKYIFYDAAEFERVSMHMGRSLERAGLGAGDRAANLFVAGNLWSSFLSVEKALPYTDAVSVPIGSALPMESILKYLAEFDVTAIIGLPSFLLKVAEAAADHKVKSPLRYIFYGGEYVGPEMAAYFRTVFPGVRIHSAAYATVDAGVIGYQCPHCSGGMHHLFADEHYLEIVDPETGAPVAPGQTGELVTTVLNKRHMPIIRFRLGDLGRLVESPCPCGSRDRRFEILGRCDDRVHVGGAHLFVGDMAAAVSAVSGLSFNFQAVISNSGPREMITFRAETAEPVMSGSLRRRLAAQLLDAIRSHCEDLTYVLDRRWMADPVIEILPPGGIERVARTGKIKRVIDLRINN, from the coding sequence ATGAAAATACCGGCGTCCTGCATTTTCGGAAAACCGTTCTCCGGCGCGCTTGCTCCGGATAAGGTTGCCGCGGTGCTCAAGACAGCGCGTCTGCTTGCGCCGGCGGCGGCCGCGGTGCCGCCGGCCTATATTATTGACGTTCTGGTTCGCGCGGGCGCGCTGTTCGGCGCGAAAAACGGCGCATGGCGCGCGGCGGCGCGGGAGCATCTTAAAGAAACAATCCCGTTTTCGGAGCCGATGACCGAGCTTACGCTCGACATTATTCCGCATATGCTGGCGCGCGGGGAACTGGAGCGGCGGCTGGCGCTTGAACTGGTGGTTCCGCCGGATCCGGACGGGTTCGCCGCCCGGCCCGGCTATGACGGAGTGATAAAAGTCGTGCCTAAGGGCGTGGTGCTGCACGTCGGCGCGGGCAACGTGTTTCTGGGGGTGGTGGACTCGCTGGTGCTGGGCATTTTGACGCGCAACGTCAACATCGTCAAGACTTCCAGTTCCGGCTCTAATTTCGCCGCGCTGTTTGTCAAAGCGCTGGCGGCATGTGATAAAAAGAATATGCTGGTTCCCAATATCGCGGTGCTTAACTGGAAAGGCGGGAGCGAGGCGATCGAGCGGGCGGCCGTGTCCGGCAGCGACGCGGTGTTTGTCTGGGGCGGTGCGGAGGCGGTGAACCATTACCGCCGGCTCGCGCCGGAAACTGTCGCGGTCACCGGGTTCGGGCCGAAAGTGAGTTTCGGGCTGGCGATGCCGTCGGCTCTGGATCTGGACGCGCGGGCCGTCGCGCGCGCGGCGGTGCGGGACGCGGGGCTGTGGGATCAGTCGGCCTGCGCCTGCGCGCACGAGCTGTATCTGGTCTGTCCGCGGAAAGCGAAACGCGCGAAACTGCTCGCCGCAATGACGGAGCTGTGCGCGGAGGAGTTCGCCGCGCTTGAGCGCGGGCTGCCGCAGGGCCGCATGTCTGATGACGAGAAAGTGGAAACCCTGCGCGCGCGGGAACTGGCGAAAGTTGACGCTGCGGCCGGGCGCGCGGAACTGCGGTCCGGGTTTCCCCGGCACGGGTGGACGGTGATCGCCGAAACGGATTCCGCTTTCAAAATCTCGCCGCTGAACCGGGTGCTGTACGTCAAGTGCGCGGGCTCGCTTGAGGAAATAGGCCGCATGATCGCGCCGTACCGCGGCTATGTGCAGACGGCGGGCATAGCGGGCAATTTCCGCGAAAAAAAAGAGGCGGCTTCGGTATTCGCGCCGCTTGGCGTGGCGCGGATAACGGATCTGGGGAAAATGCTGCAATCGCCGGCCGGCAGTCCGCATGACGGGCGGTTCCCGATGTCGGAACTGGTCAGCTTCGCGGGTGTGGAGGGCGGGCAGACGAAACTTGACCGGTTTGCGGAGCTGATCTCTTATGCCAGGCGCAAGAGTCCGTTTTACAGGGACTTTTACAAGGGGCTGAAAACTGAAATCCGCACTTTGGAGGAATTCGCCCAGCTGCCTTTTCTCACCAAAGAGCATATTCTGGCCAACACTCCGCCGGACAGTTACGCCATGTTCACCGGCCCGATAGAAAAGGGCATCTATTTCGCTTCCGGGGGTTCGACCGGCAGTCCGAAATACATTTTCTACGACGCAGCGGAATTCGAGCGGGTCAGCATGCATATGGGCCGGTCGCTGGAGCGCGCGGGACTGGGCGCCGGCGACCGGGCGGCCAACCTGTTTGTGGCGGGCAATCTGTGGTCGAGTTTTCTGTCGGTAGAAAAGGCGCTGCCGTACACCGACGCGGTTTCCGTGCCGATAGGCAGCGCGCTGCCGATGGAAAGCATCCTGAAATATCTGGCGGAGTTTGACGTCACGGCGATCATAGGATTGCCGTCGTTTCTGCTGAAAGTGGCGGAGGCGGCGGCCGATCATAAAGTGAAAAGCCCGCTCCGGTATATTTTTTACGGCGGCGAGTATGTGGGTCCGGAGATGGCTGCTTATTTCAGGACGGTGTTTCCCGGCGTCAGGATTCATTCGGCGGCCTACGCCACGGTTGATGCGGGTGTTATCGGGTACCAGTGCCCGCATTGTTCGGGCGGCATGCATCATCTGTTCGCCGACGAGCACTATCTAGAGATTGTGGATCCGGAAACCGGCGCGCCGGTGGCGCCTGGCCAGACCGGCGAGCTTGTGACCACGGTGCTTAACAAACGGCATATGCCTATTATACGGTTCAGACTGGGCGATCTGGGCCGGTTGGTGGAATCGCCATGTCCGTGCGGAAGCCGGGACCGGCGGTTTGAAATACTCGGCCGCTGCGACGACCGGGTTCATGTGGGCGGGGCGCATCTGTTCGTGGGAGATATGGCCGCCGCAGTCAGCGCGGTTTCGGGCCTGAGTTTTAATTTCCAGGCCGTCATTTCCAACAGCGGCCCGCGCGAAATGATAACATTCAGGGCGGAGACGGCCGAACCCGTCATGTCCGGGTCCCTGCGCCGCAGACTGGCGGCCCAACTGCTGGATGCCATACGCAGCCACTGCGAGGACCTGACTTATGTCCTCGACCGCCGCTGGATGGCAGACCCCGTTATAGAGATTCTGCCGCCCGGCGGCATAGAACGGGTAGCCCGAACGGGCAAAATAAAACGTGTGATAGACCTGAGGATAAATAACTGA
- a CDS encoding phosphatase PAP2 family protein, which translates to MPLITRLGSSFFIVPLGLVLMLVPRRRYRVAGIVLFAALVLGQTAVDIMKELFARGRPFQSLDWVRQLVEQGGYSFPSGHTAAAFLTAYVMAWSFKEFKWQIYSLAALVGISRMYVGVHYPSDVLAGALAGLGAGWFAVSVARQVLAGEGGSYHNHHHGYGGNRHYSHGRHDGRREQGKFAKTGRQEAPASAPAGQPGDGAQKNAQPRRSNNRPRFNRGRRGGARPGNGNMAQAAKAGGAAPAAK; encoded by the coding sequence ATGCCGTTGATAACCAGGCTGGGCTCTTCGTTTTTCATTGTGCCGCTTGGCCTGGTGCTGATGCTGGTGCCGCGCCGCCGCTACCGCGTGGCCGGCATAGTGCTGTTCGCCGCGCTGGTTCTGGGCCAGACGGCGGTGGATATCATGAAGGAACTGTTCGCGCGGGGCCGGCCGTTTCAGTCGCTGGACTGGGTGCGTCAGCTGGTGGAGCAGGGCGGCTATTCCTTCCCGTCCGGCCATACGGCGGCCGCGTTTCTGACCGCATATGTGATGGCGTGGAGTTTTAAAGAGTTCAAGTGGCAGATTTACTCGCTTGCCGCGCTGGTCGGAATAAGCCGGATGTATGTGGGCGTGCATTATCCGTCCGACGTGCTGGCCGGGGCGCTGGCGGGGCTTGGAGCGGGGTGGTTCGCCGTGTCGGTCGCGCGGCAGGTTCTGGCGGGCGAGGGCGGTTCTTATCATAACCACCATCACGGGTACGGCGGCAACCGGCATTACAGTCACGGCCGGCACGACGGGCGTCGCGAACAGGGCAAATTCGCAAAGACAGGGCGGCAGGAAGCTCCGGCTTCCGCGCCCGCGGGCCAACCCGGCGACGGCGCGCAGAAGAATGCCCAGCCCCGGCGCAGCAATAACCGGCCCCGGTTTAACCGCGGCCGCCGAGGCGGAGCCCGGCCGGGCAACGGCAACATGGCGCAGGCTGCGAAGGCCGGCGGCGCGGCGCCCGCCGCGAAGTAG